gtaaactgggagcttccacagcacaggggttgaatacttatgcaagcaagatatctcagttttttatttttcttacaaatatttcccaacataaaaccaatgtcaccttacaataactgattttgggtttcagtgttttaaaataaaatatcaaacaaaacgaaatttcaatgtaccatttgtaattcaataatatgagagaattggtcaggggtctgaatacttttgcaagccACTGTATATATCAACTTATACTTTAAAACACTTGTCTTACCCAATTCTATCTTAGCCCCAAAGAGAAATATTTGCAAAACAGCACCCTCTCTTGACAAAGAAGAAGTGGCACAGTCAAAGCCTTCTCACAAACTGAGCAGTGGCTCTATACGTGTTTCAGCTCAATAACTTGCAACAAAGGACTTGTTCTCAGTACTCTGTATGACTCCCCACACACCTTGCAAACCTGAGATCTGCAAATCAATTGCTTTTGTGCAGTCcagtgtgatgtttttttttttttcttcccccaagCACAACTGGGACTGAAAACTTTGACAATGTTAAAACTTATCAAACCTGTTTTGTTGATTATGATTTCCAAATATTCTGATACATCTAGGCTGAAAATGTATACTCTGCATTAATCATACTGAGAACACTATGACAGCAggttttttatgatttattttacagACTTATCAACATTGGAGCCAGATTTTCTTTTCTAGGTATTTGGATTCGGTCTGTCCTGTTATGTGCACAGTTAGACATTGGTACAGGTCTGAGATATCCCAGTTATTGTAATAACGTATTTGTTTATAAttactttgtatataattttgtGTCAGTCATCACATCAAGCAGGTACAGTATCTTCTCTGAGTTCAGCTGGTACAGCAGAGTGTATCCATTAACCccacataaaacaaatatttttcatCCACTGGGAGGACTGGTTGATGGTTGATGGAACGTGACGAggagacatgtttgagagctgtaTTGGTAGTTTAAACTTCTCTAGGaagtgatgactgaaacaaaaaatgtacaaagtgattctaaacaactgtaaaacatttcagaCCTGTACCAAGTCTAATGTGCCACGTGAATCCTGGCCATACTGCTTTAATAAATGGTGATATTGTAATTACATTACAGACATCAAAGCACACCTTTTTGTTGGTTTGACTATAACTGGTGTTGACTGACCTCAAGCATTGTGTGCACACTACCCTTCAGGTTCAGTTTAATGTGTGAACAGAGgaggtattataaaaaaaaaaggtttcctaaAAGAACCAGATATCGCttgctaaatgtatttttgtttacgactgtaagtcgccctggataagggtgtctgctaagaaataaataataataataataataaatagaggtGCCACCCAAACATTAGCCCCTCCAGGTGTTCAAAGAGTTAAAAACCCATTCACTATGACTCGGCTGAAGCCAAATTATCCTGCAACACTGCAGTAAATTCATTTCCTGTGCAACAGCACCTATAAAAAATGTACCTTGGTAAATTTTCACAGACATTTTGCTGTCTACCATGCTTGTCCAGTGTTTGCACTATGCTTTACCCTTTACTGTAATTGGTTAAttatcatttttctttattttactatactatgcttttactatggcacgCTGCAGTAAACTTCTACAGTTGAATGTATCGTGTTAATGCAAGATAGGCTTCATCCAAATGAAAATTAAGTCTACAATACTGAACTTGTCATATTGTTGTTTTGATACTGAGATGTAAGGACATGGGCTATTATTACAAAGAGTGTTGTAACACTTTTTGGAttataacaaacaaaatgtaaaaatatattgcacCTTACCTCATCTTTATGTATGTTAATGGCTGAAGAAGAGATGATAAGGCTTGTTTGTGACTGGCTGCTACTACCACTGTCTTCTTTCTGGTAGTCAGTGTCCAGTGAATGGACAGACAGGAGTTGTGCTGCTCTGGGCTTCAATGTCTTTGGCTTTTCTGGGGGATCGGTGAGCCCTTCTAAACTGGCCCCATTGCCAAGAGAGGTCAAAGAGGCTGCACTGGCCCTGCAAGGGTAGCGGAAACTCCGCCTGCTGGCGCCGGGGCGTGGGCTCTGTGGTTTGGGGCTCATGGGTCTCAGGGGAACATCCATTACCCCTGAAGGCGTGGGGTTGCTGGACCAAGATGGCGTTAGTTGGTTAGCTTGTGCTTGCTGACTGCAGGGGCTAATTGGTGTCAATGGGCTGACATCTTCCAGGTGAGAAACATCCAAGTCGTTCTTTGAGGATTCAGATTTTCGTAAACTAGGATCAGAGCAGACAATCGTCAGTCCGTTGGGTGGTCCTTTCCTCTTTTTGCCATCTGCTGATTTGCTTCCTTCCAGAGGGTTTCTTGGGATTTCAACTGTGCTAGCTTCTTCGGTGATGTCACTGGACTTGGTGGCCCTCTTCACAGCAGGAGACGCCCTACCTCCCTGTTTGTCCCTGGATATTCTGGTGGCATACTCGCTGTGGATTTGCCGGTGAGACCTTGGGCTTTGTGCATCTGAGGCCGACACGCCACGTTTCAGTAACTCAGCTTCCTTAGCTTTCTTGAACTTCCTCCAGGAAATCTGTTTGGACTTGGTCTCTTCACTGTCCAGTTTGGAACTGTGCTCCTCATTTTCTTTTTCCAAGGACTTGGACTCGAAGAAGCTTGATAAGGATTTGTGGGCCAGAGCAAACCTCATGCGCAGGTTGAGGCTGTCTGTGCTTTTGCTCCTCTTGTAGCACACGTTCTCCCCAGTTTGAGACTTTTTGGTCTCCTGGTCCCCAGAGCTGCTGATAGTATCACCATCAACAGTGCTTGAACTCTGGTTATACAACTTTCTAACATGTTTTGTCCATGGTGTGGAGGGGTTGAAGCCATTGTCATCCATTTCAATTCTACCACTAAAAAAAGCTTTACTCATATTCTGATTGAGTGTGCTGCTCTTCTCAAAGACATCCTCTTCATCAGAATTATCTGTGATAAGCTCTTCACTCCTAGGAGTGTGCTGAAGATGATCTGACCCATAGGATACATGTGCCCTGTATAAAGGATAATGGATTTTATAAGTGGGTACACCATCCTTGGTCATGTTATCTTGTCCTTTTTCCTCACTGCTGCCCTCCACCTGTGGTGCGCTGGTACTGTCCTTGGAAGGGTTTCCACCATTTTCTTTGTTGTCTCGGGatggtttttttttcctcctaaaCGAGGGCATTTTGGAGAAAACTGATTTTGAGGTCTTGCCAGTCGTGCTGCTCTTGGACGTCTGTTTCTGCACAGCTTTGTGGAGGCTGTTGTTGCTGCCAAGGAATGTATAGAAATTGACATCCATTTCTTCGCTGTTGGTACTAACCCCATCAGCATCCTGCGATACCATTGTGGGACAGAGTTGGCTTTCACTAGTCATGTAACCATTGAGGACGGGGGTCATTTTCCCACTGCTTTCATGTTTGCTTGTGCCAATGCTTTGCTGCTGCTCCTTAACTGTATCTGGTAGCTTATTGGCCAGATCAGAGTCTTTAATTTGACTCAGTCCTGAtgcttttgtttctgcttttcttTCAGTCGTTGACTTATCACTTGAAGTTTTGCCAGTAAACAGATTCTCATTAGCAGTTACCCTGCTTCGTAGGAGTTCTGTACCTATACTAACTTCTTGATCGGTCTCCTGGCAGCTGATTAAACTGGATTCATCCTTCAGTTGTATTTCATCCGGGAAACTTGCCACCAGAATGGTCTGGAGATTGTTTACCAACCCCAAGTTATAATTTATTTCTGGTTCTAAGCTCCCCTCTTCAGGAATTTCATGGGCAGACAGGATCGATTCACAACACAGTTGAGTTGTTTCACTGTTTTGTTctggtaatatgcatgatgtaGTTTTTAAACCTTCCTTTGCATCAAAAGATAGACCACtgactgctgtttctcttaaaagATTTTTACTGTTTTCCTCCTCTTCTACCGTCTGTAATAAAATCTCTCTTGCCTCTGAGAGTCTTGCCGAGGAGCTCTGTCCTGTATCAACAGGATTCTCTGGAACAATCGTCTTTCTTTGGGCAAGGAATTTGCTACTCACACTGTGGTCAGACTTCTTAAAACCTACGTCTGGACTGGCTTTAATTGTGTTACCGTTTGCCACAACTACTGTGTTACCTGCACTGTCAGAAGACTTTCTGTTAGTCTGTGAGTCGGTATGACACCCAGAACCAGTGCTACTGTTTTCAATCCCTGTATTCAATGTACAATCTCTAGCATCCTGGGTCACTACACTTGCATTTGTGTGACACACACTGCTGACCACACTCTCCTTCTGAGAGGTCTTGAATTCATTTGTGACAGAAGTTTCAATCTGGGGAGCAGTTTTAATACAAGCGTGATCAGATTCTAGATCTTCATCACTTGTCCCTGAAACCAACTCATTGCTGCTCCAATTTGGTTCATAGTCTAGGTTGCTTGGGGTCTCCTCTACATCTGCAATGCTTGGCTTGAATTCTGAACAACTGGGAGAACTCACTTGTTTTTCCTGATTATTAATAATGACAATATAATTTATATCTGCTTGCAAATGGCAATGATTTTCTCTAAGATTATCCTTAAAGTGAATTCTAACTGCTTCCTCTGACAAAAAATCCGGCGGCTCTTCAGTTAATTGACAAGCATGATCACTACAGATTCCAACTAGTACCTGGTCTACCTCTGTTCTTATAGGGTGGTCAGCATTGTATGTTTCTGTATTGTTATTACTGTCTGATTGGGGTTCAGGGGGGGTGGTGTTATTCTCAAAATAAGTTTCCTCAGAAACGCTATTAAATTGTGCACTTGTGCTCACTGTTATTTGTATTGTCTTAAGTGGAATTTCACTTAAGACTGAGTTATtgtcttttaaactttctctctgAAAAATGTCAGTTTCAGTGCCCGTTTCACATTCTTGCAAATTATTAGATTCCACAGCTGTTTTAGTCTTTACTTCATCTATTCCAGATTTTCCATCTGAAGTATGGTCCAGGCTTTGATCAAAATTTACCTCCAAATCAGCCTGAATTACATTTGAATTGGCTACAGGGCAGGGTTCATTTAGTTCTGCTGAAtttgttgaaatggttgttgtcACATCTGGTGGGATCTCCAATGTCTCTGAGCTAGTCCCTTGCCCTGTACTGCTCCCTTCAGGACATATTTCTTGCAGGACACAAAAACTTTCAGATTCAGAAGATGAACCATTTAACTGTACCTTCAGTTCAGGCAGACCAGATTCAGGCAAACCTGCACAAACGTTCTCACAGTTTGCATCAGAAGACTCTACACAATGCTGTTCTGCAGTACCATCAGAAGTTCGTTCCTCCACCCCTGAATTTGAATCTGAACCATCATCTTCTGGCTTTGATTGAGTCTCTAAACAAATCTGACTGTCCTCTATTCCAGGTGCATCCTGATTCAGTTCAGATTCCACCTGACTCAAAGATTCTAGTAGCTCAGCAACAATTGTGCGTATCTCTGAACTTGTCTCAGAATACAAAGGTCTTTCTTCTGTATAATCTATAAAAGTATAAAAATGGTGTTCTACTTCATCCTGTGCTGCAGGGGAGTCAGTTGTCCCTAAAATTGCAACAGGACTACTTAGATCGGCAGTGGATCCTGCTGCAGGCTCTGGCTCGTCAGGTACTACGTTATGTTCAGCTGATGCTGGATTTGCTTCAGGGTGAAGTTTGTTTGATTTTAACTTCTTATTTGTAAAGTTCAGTACCTGACTTGCTTTAGTAACACCCTGACCTGATATGGTGTCTACAAAGATGGAAATTCCAGCTTCCTTTAGTGGTGTTTCTGTATTCAAAATAACAAGTGATTGTTCCGTTTGTGCCACAGAAGTAGCACCAGTCACTTCTGGTTCTGACAGAAGAGGATTTTCATCTTGCCTTTCGCATGCTGATTCTAAATCTTGCTCCACAGAAACCAGTTCTGAGTCAGATTTGTAATCCTTTTCATGTAGGTGTTGAAGAACAGGAATAACATCACAAGCCTTTCGATGTGTATTCGATGAACCTTCGGCTGAACCCAAGCTGATATCGTTCAGTTCGGATTTGATTTCCAGTTGGCAGTCTGTTCTGTTCTCATCAGCCCTGGACTCTGTTACTGCAGAGTCTTCATAGCCATCTGGGCTTGTGTCAGAAAGAGTGTCACTGTCCCATGACTGTGGGTCAAAATACTCCTCTGTTGCTTCGTGTGCAGGTTCAGTAGCAGTATCACTTGATTCCTTTGTTTGCAGTGTTTCCTCTGGGCTAGGGCCGGAATCCCGATCTTCTATGAAATCAGTTTCACTTGCAGGGTCTTCTGTTTCTGTGGCCTGGGAAAATATAAGAAAAAACACTTAGTCAACATAAAGCAGGAGTAAATTTTGAGTAAATTTGTTAATGGGTGTTTCATGTCATCTATAttttcctaatatatatatattttacattgtacctgtttaacaatgtaatgtgGTGAGTGTTCTGTATGACACTATGACACTCCTTATGTGCCACACCTCCTTTCTTTCCAGCAAACAAATATTCTGACAAGATTCCTGATTGTGGGGAAGGCAGCTGGGGAGACATATCAATGTAGCACATACTTCAGTGCTAAAATGCTCACCCTTCTCACTTCCCCATAATCaacagcaatcttttttttttttttttttttttaataaatttggaatcgccaattgttttttaccccattttctccccaatttgaaatgcacaattttaagcctggttcaccgctgcaaccctcacactgactcgggagagatgaagacatACACACGCGTCCTCTAAAACGTGTGTCatcagccacctcagagctacagcgacagaggaccacacagctctgggcagcttgcaggcaggcccgcagTATCTGTGCTGAAAAGATTTTGGTATATGCTGAATATCTCTACAGTATTTGAAGATACTGATAACAGATAAGTTCCAATATACTGTATCAAACCAAATAAATGTGTGCAGTTTTTGCAGTGCACCATGCCTTCGCCATGCTTTCCCCTTGCATTTACTACAGATAATCATACTATACCATAAGTTCTTATGATTTACCATGCATTAATGCACTTTGTTTTTACCACAGTATATAGTTTTGTATCAGGATCTGACTGTAAACTCTACATCTCTGGAAGAGATCTCCCTGGAAAGACTTTAAAACTAACGTGTTGTTTTCTTCTAGGACACatcataaaaaaagagaaaaagaatgaGACGCTCTTTCTGTGTGAAAAGCACAGACTTCCATCTGTCACTTGCTAATTGATCTCGCTGTGAGAAACTTTGCAGTCAGCCATGCCTCAGTGTCAGCCTTATAAACACTGCCACCCTGTACATCACAGATCGACACTGTATAATAACAGAGAAGGATATACTGTACTCTCGCTAGACATCACTATTATCTTCAATAAAACCCTCACAGTGCACAAACAAAGATAAACTAGGCTTCCTAACTGTatgaaaatattacaaaataaatatcaaCATCTCCACATATGAAAAGATTTTTTAACATTGTGTGATTAAAGGTATGTTATTTGTAGGTTGAGCAATTTAGAGCCTGCATATAAAAGATACAGTCAAGATTTGTTTTGTTCATCTGTACTGCTGGTGCACTATGGCACCTTGGTCTGTTTGTTTAACTTTGTTTCAGTATTACTGTCATGGGCCAACACTGACAAATGTGAGCACTGGCAGGAACCCGAGTAATCATACTATTGGATTGAAGACTGATGCCGAATGCTGCATGAAGATAGAACAATAAGGAACATGTCATGAATTAGCAGCATGCAGAGGGTTTTATTTCAATTACGTACCAATGCACTTTAGATTAAGAGAAACTAAAACAACTCCTAGTTCACAAGGCAACTCCTACATAGTTTCAGTAATAGACTTGGATTTTGGAGTTTGATCAATGTAGTCTGACAATTCTGAGCTACAGTATATAATATTGGCCATTGCAGTGAGACCAGTTGTTGTTGAGTTTTACGATACaattgtttcatttatttctaGAAATTTGAGCCTCTATAACCTGGTGAAATAAGCCTGGATTTACTTTGACTGTTCGTTTTTGGGCCCAAACCATCTCTAATagaactactgtaaaaaaaacactgcccCCATTCCTAGAGACAAAGACATACACTTTACAATACTGTCTGACTCTCCCTCCCCTCACACCCCATTTCCCTTCCACAAGCTAATTATTATGAGCTACCCTAGATGAATGGTGAGATAGACGCATGAAGGAGGTTCCAGGTGGTTTTATTAAATTACTGAAGGTATTGGGTTTTGCTGATTCCACAATCTCAACAATCATTACAAATTATTTAACGTAaccacaaatgtgaaaataaaaacttaaaacatCTTCAACCATGATCAAGCATACCAATACCCACCCTAAATCTGGTGCTAAGACCATTTCGGATTAGTAGGTTAACAATAAGAACTGTTTGGAATCAAATCTGacataataacaaaacaaacaaaaacatgatgaAGACCATTTACAGTTCTCTATAGCAGTTTTAGCATAACATTCGTTCAGTGACCTTCATAACAGcgttattttgtactttttaaagCAGTTGATGTGCCTTACTTCAAATGAATTCCAAGTCCCTTCTAGACATTTCCTTCACCTCTGAATTCCGATTTGTGAGTTCTCACATTTCCCCCTGGATCACACTTACCAGGAATGAGCCCAGTAAATTCATAAGCCCTTGCAATCTCAGATCAACTcaatacaaaatgaatagaatTACCCAGCTGAGCACGGCTCCCATCGTCTTTCGCCCTCTGCTCTTGTGCAGTGCAGTTTCTCTGGAGGTATGCTGCCAAGATctgttgtgcttttttttcttttgtttagttttttactgCCCAATTTCCTCAGAGCCTGACCTTGATATATGAGAGTTCTGGATTCCAATGACGTCTTCAATAATCAGGTCTTCGATATCTGCATAAACTTGTCCAAACAACAAGTTCCAACAGCTTGACTTAATTGTGTGTGCACAAACTTTACTAAGCCATGGACACCCTTAACTGACAACAAACACAGGCACACGTTCTATTTTCTGTCGGATGTCAAGTGTCACGGAAAGCCACAGACAAGCTTACAGCTGTAGTGTCCAACACAATTCTAAAAACATTTTCAGAATACTGCCACCTTAAAACCGCGTGATATAACTATCATATTTGTAGTTATTTCCTGTACGACGGTATCAGTACAACAGCAAAAGACAATACCTTTTTAGTTGATTCTGTTTGTTTCATGAGTTAAAAATATTGGGTCTTTTCTGCGGGTATAATAACATGCGTGCCTGTTTAGATCGCAAAGTGATAAAGAGGCAAGAAGGATTcaaaagaaagtgtgtgtgttggggggggcaCTTCAGTTCCCCGCAGTGAGAACTATCTTAGTGGAATGTAAACAAGCTGGGCAGTCTTCACATGCGGATAGAGAGCACAGAAGGTTAAACTGTGGAAGAATGTAACAAATAGACACCAAGGAATTAACAAGCTCCTTTGGGATTTCTCATAATAGTACAGACAGGAATATGGCAACTGAATTGGCTACTAGAGCCAGGCCTCAATAAACACCTATTTTGGATTGTAAATCCTTACAGTATACCGGGAATAGGAAAGCTTGCTGGCATGCTGAAAAGCACTGAACCTCTTTGTGAACAGAATAGCAGTTGACTTGAAGTTGACTGTGATGTGAGCGGAGAACTCAAATTTACATACTGAGGGCTTCCTGAAACAGCAGTGCCTGTCTGGGTGGGCCGCAGAAGCAGCATTGTAGGAGCAAAAATGCCTCgtgcaaaacaaaaagaacagaataaaaCCACTGATGTTGTTAAACTATTAATCACCATAAAAAGCTAAAGAGAAACTAGTGTCCGTGCACTGCGGTATGTGTGACAGAAGAAATGGCTTTACTATTGCTATAGTGGGCCACCTGCCAAATGGAGATGAAAAGGTAGCTACAGTATAATATGTAGGTACAGCTATTTATGAAGCTATTTAATTAGCTTGGATCTCATAGCAGAGTGACTGGACTGGGCAGCCCAATGGGACACTGAATCATAAGTGGAAGAAGCAATCCCAGCATTTAGCAGATACACTCCCCAGCACTTAGCAGATTATCCCAGCATTTAGCAGATACACAATGCCTGCTTTCATTCACATTTATTCAGATTCATTATTGGGTATGTCCACTTACCCAAACTGACTAATGAATAACAAAGTTTGCATTCCCGaatcgtaacatgaccaaggcATACTGATATTCAATAAACATCCATAATGATGCAATTATAGTTTATTTAACAATACACAAGACTGTATTATGATACTCCTAAAACAATACACTACAAATATGGACACAATAGTGTATTCCAGTATTTTGTTCCAAAACCAATCAGACTCTGATTCCAGACAAAACACATccaacaaataaaacacttttctTCCTGCTAAAGATTTACATTTGACaatattgtttttatcattttctgatAGTCTAGGCTGCATAGCCGTTTTTACTGTACATAAAAGTTGGTTGTCCCTTTAAAGGAGCCTTTCACCTGTATCCACTGCCATCGACCTTGCTTGGTGCCAATCTGTGACAACAGAGAACTGACGCACAGGGCACTGCATTGTAACTCTGACAGCTATGTGATGATCTTACAGAATGCTCAACAGCTGTCATTCCTAACAGTGGTGGGAGTGTAAGAGTTAATAATTCAGAATTGTAGGTCAGAGATCAGTGTTGCCAAAAGTCAGTGATAGATTACAACTGACATGTAAAGCCCTTTGAGTCAGTACTGTAGCTTCAGTATATATCATGTGCAACATATGCATAGTTTGCTTATATCCTGTTTTGCTACTTTGACCTAACTTTCAATAACTCAGGCATTTAGGACTGTACTGTTAGAATATGTCATCAAGACATATCTACGTAATGAAGAGACACATTGCACAGTAGCATCACAATGATGATATTTACATCTGCAGTATGTGAAATATCTTCTTTTATCAAGTGCTTTACCAAAAATTTCAATTAGGTTTAGCAGTCCAAAACAGGCTTGGTTGTCTCTATCAACCAGAGCCATATCAGTCCAAGAGTACTTATTGAAGAGCAAGCATGGCTGTAGAGGCTCACAATAATGACGGAACTGTATGTATCACTACTGGCTAATTGAAATGGTGCTATAAACAATCTCCTTCTAATCCCCCTCTTAGTAACAGCCTGACCTTGGCATCTGTGCTCTTCAGAAGGaacaactttgttttttttttgtttttttcccccccaagaaCATCTTTCCTGTTTGGATAATAACTTTTACAGCACAGACTAAACCAGCTTTACAGACACCAGTAACACAGGACTTGCCTGAAAAGTGCAGCCCAAAATAGACACTATGAAGCTATTCACCTAGAAATTCCACCAAGCTCTCAGTAAAGATTCAGGGGGAACTGCAATTCCACCACCGACACACAAGCCGTGTCTGCTGTCTTTCTTTGGCTTTCTGACAAACAAGGGGAGGAAAACCTGAGGGGAGGTTAAGAAAGCCACCGCATTTGCCAAAATCAACAGCTGGCAAGTTACCAGAGCATCCCTGGCATGAGGCCTTACAAAGCAATTCTCCTGAGGTTGTAACAAGGGCTGCCTTCCAAAAACATCTGTGAAGATTCTTCAATGACTCTATATTCAGAAGAAGGA
The sequence above is drawn from the Acipenser ruthenus chromosome 12, fAciRut3.2 maternal haplotype, whole genome shotgun sequence genome and encodes:
- the LOC117417366 gene encoding uncharacterized protein LOC117417366 isoform X4, which gives rise to MKQSMDLSNFGSKQQKKGDTLKDVFQRLKKMSQATETEDPASETDFIEDRDSGPSPEETLQTKESSDTATEPAHEATEEYFDPQSWDSDTLSDTSPDGYEDSAVTESRADENRTDCQLEIKSELNDISLGSAEGSSNTHRKACDVIPVLQHLHEKDYKSDSELVSVEQDLESACERQDENPLLSEPEVTGATSVAQTEQSLVILNTETPLKEAGISIFVDTISGQGVTKASQVLNFTNKKLKSNKLHPEANPASAEHNVVPDEPEPAAGSTADLSSPVAILGTTDSPAAQDEVEHHFYTFIDYTEERPLYSETSSEIRTIVAELLESLSQVESELNQDAPGIEDSQICLETQSKPEDDGSDSNSGVEERTSDGTAEQHCVESSDANCENVCAGLPESGLPELKVQLNGSSSESESFCVLQEICPEGSSTGQGTSSETLEIPPDVTTTISTNSAELNEPCPVANSNVIQADLEVNFDQSLDHTSDGKSGIDEVKTKTAVESNNLQECETGTETDIFQRESLKDNNSVLSEIPLKTIQITVSTSAQFNSVSEETYFENNTTPPEPQSDSNNNTETYNADHPIRTEVDQVLVGICSDHACQLTEEPPDFLSEEAVRIHFKDNLRENHCHLQADINYIVIINNQEKQVSSPSCSEFKPSIADVEETPSNLDYEPNWSSNELVSGTSDEDLESDHACIKTAPQIETSVTNEFKTSQKESVVSSVCHTNASVVTQDARDCTLNTGIENSSTGSGCHTDSQTNRKSSDSAGNTVVVANGNTIKASPDVGFKKSDHSVSSKFLAQRKTIVPENPVDTGQSSSARLSEAREILLQTVEEEENSKNLLRETAVSGLSFDAKEGLKTTSCILPEQNSETTQLCCESILSAHEIPEEGSLEPEINYNLGLVNNLQTILVASFPDEIQLKDESSLISCQETDQEVSIGTELLRSRVTANENLFTGKTSSDKSTTERKAETKASGLSQIKDSDLANKLPDTVKEQQQSIGTSKHESSGKMTPVLNGYMTSESQLCPTMVSQDADGVSTNSEEMDVNFYTFLGSNNSLHKAVQKQTSKSSTTGKTSKSVFSKMPSFRRKKKPSRDNKENGGNPSKDSTSAPQVEGSSEEKGQDNMTKDGVPTYKIHYPLYRAHVSYGSDHLQHTPRSEELITDNSDEEDVFEKSSTLNQNMSKAFFSGRIEMDDNGFNPSTPWTKHVRKLYNQSSSTVDGDTISSSGDQETKKSQTGENVCYKRSKSTDSLNLRMRFALAHKSLSSFFESKSLEKENEEHSSKLDSEETKSKQISWRKFKKAKEAELLKRGVSASDAQSPRSHRQIHSEYATRISRDKQGGRASPAVKRATKSSDITEEASTVEIPRNPLEGSKSADGKKRKGPPNGLTIVCSDPSLRKSESSKNDLDVSHLEDVSPLTPISPCSQQAQANQLTPSWSSNPTPSGVMDVPLRPMSPKPQSPRPGASRRSFRYPCRASAASLTSLGNGASLEGLTDPPEKPKTLKPRAAQLLSVHSLDTDYQKEDSGSSSQSQTSLIISSSAINIHKDEDTIKSPVQTPDQSLTLRKKYPSPTSPPRRPFSDLGSWTLPLSRATESPWMSSEKKMKELVKQCSSDDLWIVEEKRRKQKLAREMPVSFSRQGAELSDDLWKARVRLSLTTSVPFPPLPLKAHSFSQSTPIGLDCLGWRRRISYPVITDGAHDKTALMDDVGSEEDLYEDFRSSNHRFGHPGGGGEQLAINELISDGSTVYAEALWDHVTMDDQELGFKAGDVIEVVDATNKEWWWGRILDSEGWFPASFVRLRVNQDEPMEEYLAKLEDGKAEDSSSSVRRHGPGFPSKDQMRTNVINEIMSTEKDYMKHLKDICEGYIKQCRKRTDMFTEEQLCIIFGNIDEIYRTQKKFLKGLEKRFNKENPHLSEIGFCFLEHQTDFQIYSEYCNNHPNACVELSKLMKVNKYVFFFEACRLLQKMIDISLDGFLLTPVQKICKYPLQLAELLKYTNPQHRDYKDVEAALNAMKNVARLINERKRRLENIDKIAQWQSSIEDWEGEDLLSKSSELIYSGEMAKISQPQAKSQQRMFFLFDHQLVFCKKDLLRRDMLYYKGRIDMDDMEVLDVDDGKDKDFNVSVKNAFKLRSLLCDEVHLLCAKKPEHKQRWLRAFDDERRQVQHDRETGFAITEVQKKQAMQNACKTHPAGKPKDIQHLLGSGSSLSQSSSCIHEPASPQPKPPPSPAAIPKTPRMTQKRLLLQKGVCVTPRALRRAMSWMSSQGKDLFH